Proteins found in one Misgurnus anguillicaudatus chromosome 3, ASM2758022v2, whole genome shotgun sequence genomic segment:
- the nansa gene encoding N-acetylneuraminic acid synthase a — MPLEFELCPGRKIGGNNPCFIIAEIGQNHQGDIEKAKELIKMAKDCGADCAKFQKSELEYKFNKKALERPYTSKHSWGKTYGEHKRHLEFSHEQYRELQQYAKEVGIFFTASGMDEMAVEFLDELNVPFFKVGSGDTNNFPYLKKTAQKGRPMVVSSGMQSMETMRQVYKTVKEYNQNFCILQCTSAYPLEPEDVNLRVIAKYQKEFPDIPIGYSGHESGISITVGAVALGAKVVERHVTFDKGAKGSDHAASLDREELAELVRSIRMVERALGTGEKRMLACEKPCHDKLGKSVVAKTAIQKGTELTLDMLTVKVAEPRGVAPEKIFELVGKKVTIDIEEDESVTEEAIDKYGKKVKLAA; from the exons ATGcctcttgaatttgaattgtgTCCCGGTCGCAAGATAGGCGGGAACAACCCGTGCTTCATTATTGCAGAAATCGGACAGAATCATCAGGGAGACATTGAAAAAGCCAAGGAACTGATCAAGATGGCAAAG GACTGTGGAGCAGACTGCGCGAAGTTTCAAAAGAGTGAACTGGAGTATAAATTCAACAAGAAGGCGTTGGAGCGGCCGTACACCTCAAAACACTCGTGGGGCAAAACTTACGGAGAGCACAAGCGCCATCTAGAGTTCAGCCATGAGCAGTACAGGGAGCTGCAGCAGTACGCAAAAGAAGTGGGCATCTTTTTTACTGCGTCAGGAATGGATGAGATG GCTGTCGAATTCCTTGATGAACTCAATGTGCCTTTCTTTAAAGTTGGATCTGGAGACACCAACAACTTCCCCTACCTCAAGAAAACAGCCCAAAAAG gGCGTCCCATGGTAGTGTCCAGTGGCATGCAGTCCATGGAGACAATGCGTCAGGTTTACAAGACTGTGAAGGAGTACAACCAAAACTTCTGCATCCTGCAGTGCACAAGTGCATACCCACTGGAACCCGAGGATGTTAACCTGCGAGTTATTGCG AAATACCAGAAGGAATTCCCTGATATTCCTATCGGGTATTCAGGCCATGAAAGCGGGATCAGCATCACAGTGGGGGCGGTTGCTCTTGGGGCAAAGGTTGTGGAGAGGCATGTTACCTTTGACAAGGGAGCTAAGGGAAGTGATCACGCAGCATCCCTGGATCGAGAAGAGCTGGCGGAGCTGGTGCGTTCTATCCGCATGGTTGAGAGAGCTTTGGGCACCGGGGAAAAACGCATGCTGGCCTGCGAGAAGCCGTGCCATGATAAG CTGGGGAAGTCTGTCGTGGCAAAGACGGCCATCCAGAAGGGTACCGAATTAACCCTTGACATGCTGACCGTGAAAGTAGCAGAACCAAGGGGTGTAGCACCAGAAAAAATCTTTGAGCTGGTGGGGAAGAAAGTGACAATAGACATTGAGGAAGATGAAAGTGTCACAGAGGAAGCGATCGACAAGTATGGCAAAAAAGTAAAACTCGCTGCCTAA